The Pleuronectes platessa chromosome 10, fPlePla1.1, whole genome shotgun sequence genome contains a region encoding:
- the LOC128450044 gene encoding protein rapunzel-like, which translates to MSNSLERVVAQKKEAIEAVMDMFQQGAEVVASAVGELFPLCEAAAPVLRLALDNVHSKEVFYVKEQFLTVRNKLDVLSTQLEDIDCEIKKGRLDSQYFCVEENIRNQFRKYMDILEAKQQFKEVKTRLFLEHFAKTGGEKNLFVLYDALMGTNSFGESVLELVERYVARNRRLLEDFCVRMKELFCLGLIALLGHCALTQGQEQEEDKIQEWSSKIEEVESRMKTTIEACTAAFPDQAKLDAQRLLQEKEEENLQDTTQQILELLVKKYDWVSWSVRLINHSGSTYRNWRAGEHFHHVAGQNWFEVLQVNNINLVVSYSVKPQPVPRDCIRQAMEGQGRKGNAPAVVEVLEKQLCGFVVHAVSRHKESAAAWSFPEECHYWERHKNVAVCVHSE; encoded by the exons ATGTCCAATTCATTGGAGCGGGTTGTGGCCCAGAAGAAGGAGGCCATCGAGGCAGTGATGGACATGTTTCAGCAGGGGGCGGAGGTGGTGGCGAGCGCTGTGGGTGAGCTCTTCCCCCTCTGTGAGGCCGCCGCCCCGGTTCTCCGCCTGGCCTTAGACAACGTCCACAGCAAAGAGGTGTTTTACGTCAAAGAGCAGTTCCTGACGGTGCGGAACAAGCTGGACGTCCTCTCCACGCAGCTGGAGGACATAGACTGCGAGATCAAGAAGGGCAGGCTGGACTCTCAGTACTTCTGCGTGGAGGAGAACATCAGGAACCAGTTCAGGAAATACATGGACATCCTGGAGGCGAAACAGCAGTTCAAGGAAGTGAAGACGAGGCTGTTCCTGGAGCACTTTGCTAAAACAGGGGGAGAGAAGAACCTGTTTGTGTTATATGATGCTCTAATGGGCACTAACAGCTTTGGAGAGTCAGTGTTAGAGTTGGTGGAAAG atatgtggcgaggaaccGGCGCCTCCTGGAAGATTTCTGTGTCCGCATGAAGGAGCTCTTCTGTTTGGGCCTGATCGCCCTGCTGGGCCACTGCGCCCTGACCCAAGGCCAAGAGCAAGAAGAGGACAAAATCCAAGAGTGGAGCAGCAAAATTGAAGAAGTGGAGTCCAGGATGAAGACGACCATCGAGGCCTGCACCGCTGCCTTCCCGGACCAAGCCAAACTAGACGCCCAGCGACTcctgcaggagaaggaggaagaaaaccTGCAGGACACGACGCAGCAGATTCTGGAGCTCTTGGTGAAAAAGTACGACTGGGTGAGCTGGTCTGTGCGGCTCATCAACCACTCGGGCAGCACCTACCGCAACTGGCGAGCAGGGGAGCACTTTCACCACGTGGCCGGACAGAACTGGTTCGAGGTGCTGCAGGTGAACAACATCAACCTGGTGGTGTCGTACAGCGTCAAGCCGCAGCCGGTGCCCCGCGACTGCATCCGGCAGGCGATGGAGGGTCAGGGGAGGAAGGGGAACGCCCCGGCCGTGGTGGAGGTGCTGGAGAAGCAGCTGTGCGGGTTTGTGGTTCACGCCGTGAGTCGCCACAAGGAGTCTGCAGCTGCGTGGAGCTTCCCAGAGGAATGTCACTACTGGGAGAGACACAAGAATGTGGCCGTGTGTGTGCACTCTGAGTAG